The following proteins are co-located in the Streptomyces bottropensis ATCC 25435 genome:
- a CDS encoding VOC family protein, with the protein MVLRPVQVNIKAVDDSAIGRFWAQALGWGVSGSGSGATAAKPAGFDWREPVGVCVDVIAVPEARSATKNRVHLDLATTSAAHQAELVERLRALGATPADVGQGDVPWTVLADPEGNEFCVLEPREIYRDTGPVAAVVVDCVDPRAMARFWGAATDWTPREVTDDLAVLRSADDTGPYLEFLRTPGRKTVPDRVHLDLLRFPDDDHEAEVARLRALGATDLDVGQGEVPWRCLADPEGHEFCVLARS; encoded by the coding sequence ATGGTTCTGCGACCTGTTCAGGTGAACATCAAGGCGGTGGACGACTCGGCGATCGGCCGGTTCTGGGCGCAGGCGCTCGGCTGGGGTGTCTCCGGCTCGGGATCGGGCGCGACCGCCGCCAAGCCCGCCGGCTTCGACTGGCGGGAACCGGTCGGTGTGTGCGTCGACGTCATCGCCGTGCCGGAAGCGAGATCGGCGACGAAGAACCGTGTGCACCTCGATCTCGCCACCACCTCCGCGGCCCATCAGGCGGAGCTGGTCGAGCGCCTGCGGGCGCTCGGCGCGACGCCCGCCGACGTGGGCCAGGGCGATGTGCCGTGGACGGTCCTCGCCGACCCGGAGGGCAACGAGTTCTGCGTGCTGGAGCCCCGGGAGATCTACCGGGACACCGGGCCCGTCGCGGCGGTGGTGGTCGACTGCGTGGACCCGCGGGCCATGGCGCGGTTCTGGGGCGCGGCGACGGACTGGACCCCGCGCGAGGTGACCGACGACCTCGCGGTGCTGCGGTCCGCCGACGACACCGGCCCCTATCTGGAGTTCCTCCGCACGCCCGGTAGGAAGACCGTGCCGGACCGCGTCCATCTCGACCTGCTGCGGTTTCCCGACGACGACCACGAGGCGGAGGTGGCCCGGCTACGGGCCCTCGGCGCCACCGACCTCGACGTCGGCCAGGGCGAGGTCCCGTGGCGGTGCCTGGCCGACCCGGAGGGGCACGAGTTCTGCGTTCTCGCCCGATCCTGA
- the argC gene encoding N-acetyl-gamma-glutamyl-phosphate reductase — protein sequence MAAVRVAVAGASGYAGGEVLRLLLAHPEVEIGALTGSSNAGRRLGGLQPHLLPLADRVLQETTAEALAGHDVVFLALPHGQSAAVAEQLGPDVLVVDMGADFRLKDPADWERFYGSPHAGTWPYGLPELPGARAALEGSKRIAVPGCYPTAVTLALFPAYAAGLAENEAVIVAASGTSGAGKAAKPHLLGSEVMGSMTPYGVGGGHRHTPEVMQNLGGVAGEPVSVSFTPTLAPMPRGILATCSAKARPGVTADSVRAAYEKAFADEPFVHLLPEGQWPATASVYGSNAVQIQVAYDEAAGRIIAISAIDNLTKGTAGGALQSMNIALGLHETTGLSTIGVAP from the coding sequence ATGGCGGCGGTACGTGTGGCGGTGGCGGGAGCGAGTGGTTATGCGGGCGGCGAAGTGCTGCGCCTGCTGCTCGCGCATCCCGAGGTGGAGATCGGTGCGCTGACCGGCAGTTCGAACGCGGGCCGGCGGCTGGGCGGGCTCCAGCCGCATCTGCTGCCCCTGGCCGACCGAGTGCTCCAGGAGACGACCGCCGAGGCCCTGGCCGGGCACGACGTGGTCTTCCTCGCGCTGCCGCACGGGCAGTCCGCCGCCGTGGCCGAACAGCTCGGCCCGGACGTGCTCGTCGTCGACATGGGCGCCGACTTCCGGCTCAAGGACCCGGCGGACTGGGAGCGCTTCTACGGCTCGCCCCACGCCGGGACCTGGCCCTACGGCCTCCCCGAACTTCCCGGTGCCCGCGCCGCGCTGGAGGGGTCCAAGCGCATCGCGGTGCCCGGTTGCTACCCCACGGCCGTCACCCTGGCCCTGTTCCCGGCGTACGCGGCGGGCCTCGCCGAGAACGAGGCCGTGATCGTCGCCGCCTCCGGCACCTCCGGCGCGGGCAAGGCGGCCAAGCCGCACCTGCTGGGCAGCGAGGTCATGGGGTCGATGACCCCGTACGGCGTCGGCGGCGGCCACCGGCACACGCCCGAGGTGATGCAGAACCTCGGCGGAGTCGCCGGCGAGCCGGTCTCCGTGTCCTTCACGCCGACCCTCGCGCCGATGCCCCGCGGCATCCTCGCCACGTGCAGCGCGAAGGCCCGGCCCGGTGTCACCGCCGACTCCGTGCGCGCCGCGTACGAGAAGGCCTTCGCCGACGAGCCGTTCGTCCATCTGCTCCCCGAGGGGCAGTGGCCCGCCACGGCGTCCGTCTACGGTTCCAACGCTGTTCAGATCCAGGTCGCGTACGACGAGGCGGCGGGCCGCATCATCGCGATCAGCGCCATCGACAACCTCACCAAGGGCACCGCCGGTGGCGCCCTCCAGAGCATGAACATCGCCCTCGGACTCCACGAGACGACGGGGCTTTCCACGATCGGAGTCGCACCGTGA
- the argJ gene encoding bifunctional glutamate N-acetyltransferase/amino-acid acetyltransferase ArgJ: MSVTAAKGFTAAGIAAGIKENGNPDLALVVNTGPRLAAAGVFTSNRVKAAPVLWSEQVLKGGQVSAVVLNSGGANACTGPKGFQDTHATAEKAAEVLEGHNAGEIAVASTGLIGVLLPMDKLLPGVEQAAAQLSEHGGEKAAIAIKTTDTVHKTSVVTKDGWTVGGMAKGAGMLAPGLATMLVVLTTDADLESDALDSALRAATRTTFDRVDSDGCMSTNDTVLLLASGAAQVTPGYEEFAEAVRAVCDDLGQQLIRDAEGASKDIRIEVVNAATEDDAVEVGRSIARNNLLKCALHGEDPNWGRVLSAIGTTSAAFEADRLNVAINGVWVCKNGGVGEDRDKVDMRYREVHIVADLAAGSETATIWTNDLTADYVHENSAYSS, translated from the coding sequence GTGAGCGTGACGGCAGCCAAGGGATTCACGGCGGCGGGCATCGCCGCCGGGATCAAGGAGAACGGCAACCCGGACCTGGCCCTCGTGGTCAACACCGGACCCCGACTCGCCGCCGCCGGCGTCTTCACCTCCAACCGGGTGAAGGCCGCGCCGGTCCTCTGGTCCGAGCAGGTGCTGAAGGGCGGCCAGGTCTCCGCCGTCGTCCTCAACTCCGGTGGCGCCAACGCCTGTACGGGCCCGAAGGGCTTCCAGGACACGCACGCGACCGCCGAGAAGGCCGCGGAGGTCCTCGAAGGCCACAACGCGGGCGAGATCGCCGTCGCCTCCACCGGCCTCATCGGCGTACTCCTGCCCATGGACAAGCTGCTCCCGGGCGTCGAGCAGGCCGCCGCGCAGCTCTCCGAGCACGGCGGTGAGAAGGCGGCCATCGCCATCAAGACCACCGACACCGTGCACAAGACGTCCGTCGTGACGAAGGACGGCTGGACGGTCGGCGGGATGGCGAAGGGCGCCGGCATGCTCGCGCCCGGCCTCGCCACCATGCTCGTCGTCCTCACCACCGACGCCGACCTGGAGAGCGACGCGCTCGACAGCGCCCTGCGCGCCGCGACGCGCACGACCTTCGACCGCGTCGACTCCGACGGCTGCATGTCCACCAACGACACCGTGCTGCTGCTCGCCTCCGGCGCCGCCCAGGTCACCCCGGGGTACGAGGAGTTCGCCGAGGCCGTCCGCGCGGTCTGCGACGACCTGGGCCAGCAGCTGATCCGGGACGCCGAGGGCGCCAGCAAGGACATCAGGATCGAGGTCGTCAACGCCGCGACCGAGGACGACGCCGTCGAGGTGGGCCGCTCCATCGCCCGCAACAACCTGCTCAAGTGCGCCCTGCACGGCGAGGATCCGAACTGGGGCCGGGTCCTCTCCGCGATCGGCACCACGTCCGCCGCCTTCGAGGCGGACCGGCTCAACGTCGCCATCAACGGCGTCTGGGTCTGCAAGAACGGCGGTGTCGGCGAGGACCGCGACAAGGTCGACATGCGCTACCGCGAGGTGCACATCGTCGCTGACCTCGCCGCGGGGTCCGAGACGGCCACCATCTGGACCAACGACCTGACCGCGGACTACGTCCACGAGAACAGCGCGTACTCGTCATGA
- the argB gene encoding acetylglutamate kinase: MSTTRKHTALPKAQILIEALPWLTRHNGRTVVIKFGGNAMIDEDLKAAFAQDVVFLRHAGLNVVVVHGGGPQISAALDRHGIVSEFRAGLRVTTEDAMDVVRMVLAGQVQRELVGLLNQHGPLAVGLTGEDAHTITAIKHQPEIDGELVDIGRVGEITAIDTGAIEALLADGRIPVVSSIARSQDDGHVYNVNADTAAAALAAALDAETLMVLTDVEGLYEDWPNSDEVISRLTASQLEKLLPDLASGMVPKMQGCLHAVRNGVQTARVIDGRVQHSILLEIFTDEGIGTMVVPDAEEGDAA, from the coding sequence ATGAGCACGACGCGCAAGCACACCGCCCTCCCCAAGGCCCAGATCCTCATCGAAGCCCTCCCCTGGCTGACCCGTCACAACGGCAGGACGGTCGTCATCAAGTTCGGCGGAAACGCCATGATCGACGAGGACCTGAAGGCCGCCTTCGCCCAGGACGTCGTCTTCCTGCGTCACGCCGGCCTCAACGTCGTCGTCGTGCACGGTGGCGGCCCGCAGATCAGCGCCGCCCTCGACCGCCACGGCATCGTCAGCGAGTTCCGGGCCGGCCTGCGCGTCACCACCGAGGACGCCATGGACGTCGTCCGCATGGTGCTCGCCGGACAGGTCCAGCGCGAACTGGTCGGCCTGCTCAACCAGCACGGACCGCTCGCCGTCGGACTGACCGGCGAGGACGCGCACACCATCACCGCCATCAAGCACCAGCCCGAGATCGACGGGGAGTTGGTCGACATCGGGCGGGTGGGCGAGATCACCGCGATCGACACGGGCGCGATCGAGGCACTGCTCGCCGACGGCCGCATCCCGGTCGTCTCGTCGATCGCCCGTAGCCAGGACGACGGACATGTCTACAACGTCAATGCTGATACGGCGGCTGCGGCACTCGCTGCTGCTCTTGACGCCGAAACCCTCATGGTCCTCACGGACGTCGAGGGCCTCTACGAGGACTGGCCCAACAGCGACGAGGTGATCAGCCGCCTCACCGCTTCCCAACTGGAGAAGCTGCTGCCGGACCTGGCCTCCGGCATGGTGCCGAAGATGCAGGGCTGCCTGCACGCCGTACGCAACGGCGTCCAGACCGCCCGGGTCATCGACGGCCGGGTCCAGCACTCCATCCTGCTGGAGATCTTCACCGACGAGGGCATCGGCACGATGGTCGTGCCGGATGCGGAAGAGGGAGACGCCGCATGA
- a CDS encoding acetylornithine transaminase → MTANEELSRRWRGSLMNNYGTPQLSLVRGAGTKVWDADGKEYLDYVGGIAVNALGHAHPAVVEAVGTQIASLGHVSNLFIAEPPVALAERLLEHFGRDGKVFFCNSGAEANEGAFKIGRLTGRTHMVATEGGFHGRTMGALALTGQPGKQTGFHPLPGDVTHVPYGDAQALAAAVTEETALVIIEPVQGEKGVVVPPPGYLKAARAITAAKGALLVLDEVQTGIGRTGHWFEYQAHEGVLPDVVTLAKGLGGGLPIGATVAFGRAADLFQPGGHGTTFGGNPVACAAGLAVLETIQAEGLLENVKRQSEKLRDGIESLGDPMIDHVRGAGLLLGIVLTEPLAPLAQQAAQDAGFLVNAPAPDVVRLMPPLNVADAEVDALLRALPGILDAARAAHEASGDGRAGE, encoded by the coding sequence ATGACCGCCAACGAAGAGCTGAGCCGGCGGTGGCGGGGCTCGCTCATGAACAACTACGGCACCCCGCAGCTCTCGCTCGTCCGGGGCGCGGGAACCAAGGTGTGGGACGCCGACGGCAAGGAGTACCTCGACTACGTCGGCGGTATCGCGGTCAACGCGCTCGGCCACGCCCATCCGGCGGTCGTCGAGGCCGTCGGCACCCAGATCGCCTCGCTCGGCCACGTCTCCAACCTGTTCATCGCCGAACCGCCGGTCGCTCTGGCCGAACGGCTCCTGGAGCACTTCGGCCGCGACGGCAAGGTCTTCTTCTGCAACTCGGGGGCCGAGGCCAACGAGGGCGCCTTCAAGATCGGCCGGCTCACGGGGCGGACCCACATGGTCGCCACCGAGGGCGGCTTCCACGGCCGCACCATGGGCGCGCTCGCCCTCACCGGCCAGCCCGGCAAGCAGACCGGCTTCCACCCGCTGCCCGGCGACGTCACCCACGTCCCCTACGGCGACGCGCAGGCCCTGGCCGCCGCGGTCACCGAGGAGACGGCCCTCGTCATCATCGAGCCCGTCCAGGGCGAGAAGGGCGTGGTGGTCCCGCCGCCCGGCTACCTCAAAGCCGCGCGCGCCATCACGGCCGCCAAGGGCGCGCTCCTCGTCCTCGACGAGGTACAGACCGGCATCGGCCGCACCGGGCACTGGTTCGAGTACCAGGCGCACGAGGGCGTCCTGCCCGACGTCGTCACCCTGGCCAAGGGCCTCGGCGGCGGACTGCCGATCGGCGCGACCGTCGCCTTCGGCCGGGCGGCGGACCTGTTCCAGCCCGGCGGGCACGGCACCACCTTCGGCGGCAACCCGGTCGCCTGCGCCGCCGGACTCGCCGTCCTGGAGACCATCCAGGCCGAGGGCCTGCTGGAGAACGTCAAGCGGCAGAGCGAGAAACTGCGCGACGGAATCGAGTCCCTCGGGGACCCGATGATCGACCACGTCCGAGGCGCGGGCCTCCTGCTGGGTATCGTGCTCACCGAGCCGCTCGCGCCCCTGGCGCAACAGGCCGCACAGGACGCCGGCTTCCTGGTGAACGCGCCCGCCCCCGATGTCGTACGGCTGATGCCGCCGCTCAATGTCGCGGACGCGGAGGTGGACGCCCTTCTCCGGGCGCTGCCGGGCATCCTCGACGCGGCGCGGGCGGCCCATGAAGCCAGCGGGGACGGACGAGCCGGAGAATGA
- a CDS encoding arginine repressor, producing MSQAQEHDQAGPAVPQTRTARHRRIVDILNRQPVRSQSQLAKLLSDDGLSVTQATLSRDLDELNAVKIRNNDGDLIYAVPSEGGFRTPRVPLGESAKEERMRRLSAELLISAEASANLVVLRTPPGAAQFLASAIDQAELHDILGTIAGDDTLLLISRDPVGGQALADHLLRLAQNGH from the coding sequence ATGAGCCAGGCGCAGGAGCACGACCAGGCGGGACCCGCCGTGCCGCAGACCCGCACCGCACGCCACCGGCGGATCGTGGACATCCTCAACCGGCAACCGGTGCGGTCGCAGAGCCAGTTGGCGAAGCTGCTGTCCGACGACGGGCTGAGCGTCACCCAGGCGACCCTCAGCCGGGACCTGGACGAGCTGAACGCGGTGAAGATCCGCAACAACGACGGCGACCTGATCTACGCGGTGCCGAGCGAGGGGGGTTTCCGGACCCCCCGGGTGCCGCTGGGCGAGTCGGCGAAGGAGGAGCGGATGCGGCGGCTCTCCGCGGAGCTGCTGATCTCCGCGGAGGCCTCGGCGAACCTGGTGGTGCTCCGGACCCCGCCGGGCGCGGCCCAGTTCCTGGCCTCGGCCATCGACCAGGCGGAGCTGCACGACATCCTGGGCACGATCGCGGGTGACGACACGCTGCTGCTGATCAGCCGGGATCCCGTGGGCGGGCAGGCCCTGGCCGACCACCTGCTGAGGTTGGCGCAGAACGGGCACTGA
- a CDS encoding FAD:protein FMN transferase, protein MAEPAGAAASAQLRHAEEVMGTVFSFDVRGGEPAVIRAALDEAVAGLHAVDEVFSTYREHSQISRLARGEVTIEECAPEVGEVLELCAEAERLSGGWFSATYEGRFDPTGLVKGWATERAARLLVEAGATGVNVNGGGDVQLCGVPGPERPWRVGVADPLRPGGLAAVVTAAGADRLAVATSGTAERGAHIVDPRTGKSAVTDLVSVTVVAPRLTWADCWATAAFAMGSREGLAWLESLDDTEALLITAGDEVRCTGGLAARLG, encoded by the coding sequence GTGGCCGAACCCGCCGGGGCCGCCGCGTCCGCCCAGCTGCGGCACGCCGAGGAGGTCATGGGCACCGTCTTCTCCTTCGACGTCCGAGGAGGGGAGCCGGCCGTGATCAGGGCCGCGCTCGACGAGGCGGTGGCCGGGCTGCACGCCGTGGACGAGGTGTTCAGCACCTACCGCGAGCACAGTCAGATCTCCCGGCTCGCCCGGGGCGAGGTGACGATCGAGGAGTGCGCTCCCGAGGTCGGCGAGGTGCTCGAACTGTGCGCCGAGGCCGAGCGGCTGAGCGGAGGCTGGTTCAGCGCCACCTACGAGGGCCGCTTCGACCCGACCGGCCTCGTGAAGGGGTGGGCCACCGAGCGGGCCGCCCGGCTGCTGGTGGAGGCCGGGGCGACCGGGGTGAACGTGAACGGGGGCGGCGACGTCCAGTTGTGCGGTGTCCCCGGGCCGGAACGGCCGTGGCGCGTGGGTGTGGCGGACCCCCTGCGGCCCGGAGGGCTCGCGGCGGTCGTCACCGCCGCCGGTGCGGACCGTCTGGCGGTGGCCACGTCCGGCACGGCCGAGCGGGGCGCGCACATCGTCGACCCCCGTACCGGGAAGTCCGCCGTGACCGACCTGGTCTCGGTGACGGTGGTGGCTCCCCGTCTGACCTGGGCGGACTGCTGGGCGACGGCCGCGTTCGCGATGGGTTCCCGCGAGGGCCTGGCCTGGCTGGAGTCCCTCGACGACACCGAAGCGCTCCTCATCACGGCGGGCGACGAGGTCCGCTGCACGGGAGGGCTGGCCGCGCGGCTGGGCTGA
- a CDS encoding FMN-binding protein — protein MKKSHPIRRTLLATAATVSGIVLLLSLKPASDAGSVQAGAAGGAPSAQGGVAAGAQTLTGSAVDTEYGPVQVRITVDGGKITKAETVQQPSGGRSTQISGDAIPKLNQAAMAAGSADIDAVSGATYTSAGYKESLQSALDQAGKAPDAGAQVLTGSAVQTQYGPVQVRITVSGGKITGAEAVQAPSGGRSTQITGDSVPKLNQAAVAAGSADIDAVSGATYTSAGYKESLQSALDQAGKAQDSGTEVEAGGDAQDTGGDAEKSGAGQSTGTQVLTGSAIKTDYGPVQVRVTVTDGKITGAEALQQPTGGRSTQISGTAIPQLNKNAVSAGSADIDAVSGATYTSGGYKQSLQSALDQAG, from the coding sequence ATGAAGAAGAGCCACCCCATCCGGCGGACTCTGCTCGCCACCGCCGCCACCGTGTCCGGCATCGTGCTGCTGCTGTCGCTGAAGCCGGCCTCGGACGCCGGATCGGTGCAGGCCGGCGCGGCCGGGGGCGCACCTTCGGCGCAGGGCGGGGTGGCGGCCGGCGCGCAGACCCTCACGGGTTCCGCCGTCGACACCGAGTACGGCCCGGTCCAGGTCAGGATCACCGTCGACGGCGGCAAGATCACCAAGGCCGAGACCGTGCAGCAGCCGAGCGGCGGCCGCTCCACCCAGATCAGCGGCGACGCCATTCCCAAGCTCAACCAGGCGGCGATGGCGGCCGGCAGCGCCGACATCGACGCGGTGTCCGGCGCCACGTACACCAGCGCCGGATACAAGGAGTCCCTGCAGTCCGCCCTGGACCAGGCCGGCAAGGCACCGGACGCGGGCGCCCAGGTGCTCACGGGCAGCGCCGTCCAGACCCAGTACGGGCCGGTCCAGGTGAGGATCACCGTCAGCGGCGGCAAGATCACAGGCGCCGAGGCCGTGCAGGCGCCGAGCGGTGGCCGCTCCACCCAGATCACCGGCGACTCGGTGCCGAAGCTCAACCAGGCGGCGGTGGCGGCGGGCAGCGCCGACATCGACGCGGTGTCGGGCGCCACCTACACCAGCGCCGGATACAAGGAGTCCCTGCAGTCCGCCCTGGACCAGGCCGGCAAGGCGCAGGACTCGGGCACCGAGGTCGAGGCGGGCGGCGACGCACAGGACACGGGCGGCGACGCCGAGAAGTCCGGGGCCGGGCAGTCGACAGGCACCCAGGTGCTCACGGGCTCGGCCATCAAGACGGACTACGGGCCGGTCCAGGTCCGCGTCACGGTCACGGACGGCAAGATCACAGGTGCCGAGGCGCTGCAGCAGCCCACCGGCGGCCGCTCCACCCAGATCAGCGGTACCGCCATCCCCCAGCTCAACAAGAACGCCGTCTCGGCAGGGAGCGCTGACATCGATGCTGTCTCGGGCGCCACATACACCAGCGGCGGCTACAAGCAGTCCCTCCAGTCCGCCCTGGACCAGGCCGGCTGA
- a CDS encoding ferredoxin reductase family protein, translated as MRRIRPRRSPAVPLLIAFWAGAAAVVWLWWDNTPSIADQGSKMVNAGRITGLLGGYLMALVVLQMARVPALERRVGSDRVARWHAMTGRYTLCLVVAHVVLTMYGYALQAGLTHTAILQQTIDSINQLPDMGKAAIGTGLLVFIGLISIGPVRKRIPYDLWYHTHLLTYAATFLTFWHQITTGNEFAATPAAKTGWYALYGTVTALVVWYRIVSPIKLNLKHRLRVEAVIEESPGIVSVLMSGRKLHRMGAEAGQFFRWRFLAPGMRFSSHPYSLSAAPRPNMLRITVKAIGDHSSALRDLEPGVRVWAEGPYGALTAGKRSRGKVLLVAGGVGITPMRALFETLPGAAGDLTLLYRANSTQDLALWDELAQIAEERGARLMYAVNSPDGERPDISPDSLRRKIPDIESHDVFLCGPPGFAQGVYEALRGAGVPTRRIHHESFEM; from the coding sequence ATGCGCCGCATCCGACCTCGCCGCTCTCCCGCCGTCCCGTTGCTCATCGCCTTCTGGGCGGGCGCGGCCGCGGTGGTGTGGCTGTGGTGGGACAACACCCCGTCCATCGCGGACCAGGGCAGCAAGATGGTCAACGCCGGGCGGATCACGGGTCTGCTCGGCGGGTACCTGATGGCCCTGGTGGTGCTCCAGATGGCCCGGGTGCCCGCGCTGGAGAGGCGGGTCGGCTCCGACCGGGTGGCCCGCTGGCACGCGATGACCGGCCGCTACACGCTCTGCCTGGTCGTCGCGCACGTCGTCCTCACGATGTACGGGTACGCCCTCCAGGCCGGCCTCACCCACACCGCGATCCTCCAGCAGACCATCGACTCCATCAACCAGCTGCCGGACATGGGCAAGGCCGCCATCGGCACCGGCCTGCTGGTGTTCATCGGGCTCATCTCGATCGGCCCGGTGCGCAAGCGGATCCCGTACGACCTCTGGTACCACACGCACCTGCTGACGTACGCGGCCACGTTCCTGACCTTCTGGCACCAGATCACCACCGGCAACGAGTTCGCCGCCACACCCGCCGCGAAGACCGGCTGGTACGCGCTGTACGGCACGGTGACCGCGCTGGTGGTCTGGTACCGGATCGTTTCTCCGATCAAGCTGAACCTGAAGCACCGACTGCGGGTCGAGGCGGTCATCGAGGAGTCGCCCGGCATCGTCTCGGTGCTGATGAGCGGGCGCAAGCTGCACCGGATGGGTGCGGAGGCCGGGCAGTTCTTCCGCTGGCGCTTCCTCGCCCCGGGCATGCGGTTCAGCTCGCACCCGTACTCGCTGTCGGCGGCGCCCCGCCCCAACATGCTGCGCATCACGGTCAAGGCGATCGGCGACCACAGCTCGGCCCTGCGCGACCTGGAGCCCGGTGTCCGGGTGTGGGCGGAGGGCCCCTACGGGGCGCTCACGGCCGGCAAGCGCAGCCGGGGCAAGGTGCTGCTGGTGGCCGGCGGTGTGGGCATCACGCCGATGCGGGCCCTGTTCGAGACGCTGCCCGGCGCGGCCGGTGACCTGACGCTGCTCTACCGGGCCAACAGCACCCAGGACCTAGCGCTGTGGGACGAGCTGGCGCAGATCGCCGAGGAGCGCGGCGCACGGCTGATGTACGCGGTGAACAGCCCGGACGGTGAGCGTCCGGACATCTCGCCGGACTCGCTGCGCCGCAAGATCCCCGACATCGAGAGCCATGACGTCTTCCTGTGCGGGCCGCCCGGCTTCGCGCAGGGTGTGTACGAGGCACTGCGCGGCGCGGGCGTCCCGACCCGCCGTATCCACCACGAGTCGTTCGAGATGTGA